Proteins co-encoded in one Pongo pygmaeus isolate AG05252 chromosome 23, NHGRI_mPonPyg2-v2.0_pri, whole genome shotgun sequence genomic window:
- the DNAL4 gene encoding dynein axonemal light chain 4 produces MGETEGKKDEADYKRLQTFPLVRHSDMPEEMRVETMELCVTACEKFSNNNESAAKMIKETMDKKFGSSWHVVIGEGFGFEITHEVKNLLYLYFGGTLAVCVWKCS; encoded by the exons ATGGGAGaaacagaagggaagaaagatgAGGCTGATTATAAGCGACTGCAGACCTTCCCTCTGGTCAGG CACTCGGACATGCCAGAGGAGATGCGCGTGGAGACCATGGAGCTATGTGTCACAGCCTGTGAGAAATTCTCCAACAACAACGAG AGCGCCGCCAAGATGATCAAAGAGACAATGGACAAGAAGTTCGGCTCCTCCTGGCACGTGGTGATCGGCGAGGGCTTTGGGTTTGAGATCACCCACGAGGTGAAGAACCTCCTCTACCTGTACTTCGGGGGCACCCTGGCTGTGTGCGTCTGGAAGTGCTCCTGA